In Choloepus didactylus isolate mChoDid1 chromosome 6, mChoDid1.pri, whole genome shotgun sequence, one DNA window encodes the following:
- the FJX1 gene encoding four-jointed box protein 1, producing MGRRMRGAAATAGLWLLALGSLLALWGGLLPPRMELPASRPPENRLPRRPARSGNPAPAPRFPLPPPLPRDARSGSLKTFRALLTLAAGADGPPPRPTSERKRHVSGGQPQPEERAAVQGGVFWSRGLEEQVPRGFSEAQAAVWLEAAHGARVVALERGGCGRSSNRLARFADGTRACVRYGINPEQIQGEVLSYYLARLLGLQRHVPPLALARVEARGAQWAQVQEELRAAHWTEGSVVSLTRWLPNLTDVVVPAPWRSEDGRLRPLRAAGGELANRSRAELVDLVQWTDLILFDYLTANFDRLVSNLFSLQWDPRVMERATSNLHRGPGGALVFLDNEAGLVHGYRVAGMWDKYNEPLLQSVCVFRERTARRVLELHRGQDASARLLRLYRRHEPRFPELAALSEPHAQLLQRRIDFLAKHILHCKAKYGFWPGT from the coding sequence ATGGGCAGGAGGATGCGGGGCGCCGCCGCCACCGCGGGACTCTGGCTGCTGGCGCTGGGCTCATTGCTGGCGCTTTGGGGCGGACTCCTGCCACCGCGAATGGAGCTGCCCGCCTCCCGGCCGCCCGAAAACCGACTCCCGCGGCGCCCGGCCCGGAGCGGCAACCCCGCGCCAGCGCCTCGCTTCCCGCTGCCTCCGCCCCTGCCGCGGGACGCCCGCAGCGGCTCCCTCAAAACTTTCCGGGCGTTGCTCACTCTGGCGGCGGGCGCGGACGGCCCTCCTCCGCGGCCCACGAGCGAGCGCAAGCGGCACGTGTCAGGCGGGCAGCCCCAGCCCGAGGAGCGCGCCGCGGTGCAAGGGGGCGTCTTCTGGAGCCGCGGTCTGGAGGAGCAGGTGCCCCGGGGCTTCTCGGAGGCCCAGGCAGCGGTGTGGCTGGAGGCGGCACACGGCGCCCGGGTAGTGGCCCTGGAACGCGGCGGCTGCGGGCGCAGCTCCAACCGGCTGGCCCGCTTCGCCGACGGCACCCGCGCCTGCGTGCGCTACGGCATTAACCCCGAGCAGATCCAAGGCGAGGTCCTTTCCTACTACCTGGCTCGCCTGCTGGGCCTCCAGCGCCACGTGCCGCCGCTGGCACTGGCCCGGGTGGAGGCGCGGGGCGCTCAGTGGGCACAGGTGCAGGAGGAGCTGCGCGCTGCGCACTGGACCGAGGGCAGCGTGGTGAGCCTAACGCGCTGGCTGCCCAACCTCACCGACGTGGTGGTGCCGGCGCCCTGGCGCTCCGAGGATGGACGTCTGCGGCCCTTGCGAGCCGCCGGGGGCGAGCTGGCCAACCGTAGCCGGGCGGAGCTGGTGGACCTCGTGCAGTGGACCGACTTGATCCTCTTCGACTATCTGACGGCCAACTTCGACCGGCTCGTCAGCaatcttttcagcctgcagtgggACCCGCGCGTCATGGAGCGCGCCACGAGCAACCTGCACCGCGGCCCCGGCGGGGCGCTGGTCTTTCTGGACAACGAGGCGGGCTTGGTGCATGGGTACCGGGTGGCGGGCATGTGGGACAAGTACAACGAGCCCTTGCTGCAGTCGGTGTGCGTGTTCCGCGAGCGGACGGCGCGTCGTGTTCTGGAGCTGCACCGCGGCCAGGACGCGTCGGCCCGGTTGCTGCGCCTCTACCGGCGCCACGAGCCTCGCTTCCCCGAGCTGGCCGCGCTCTCTGAGCCCCACGCTCAGCTGCTGCAGCGCCGCATCGACTTTCTCGCCAAGCACATTCTGCACTGTAAGGCCAAGTACGGGTTCTGGCCGGGGACTTAG